Proteins encoded within one genomic window of Puniceicoccus vermicola:
- a CDS encoding McrB family protein, whose translation MAKYLNNIDGSNFEIVAVGADWTDNRSVLGFVNHLNSDNAGPRYQSTPILDLLLRAANDPEVPYFLILDEMNLSHVERYFADFLSAMEQKDGILKLHSESGNLRRAGREEADVPAELSYPENLFVTGTVNIDETTYMFSPKVLDRANVIEFTVSDDEIGAFLKDPQDYPEVEPAEPGIAEGFLQLAKQARKMECEKLPAEPASLVSEHLLNLFKILKAERFEFAYRTAKEINIYLQVCRHLAEDKDGWDENGWQNDLDDQVLQKLLPKLHGSVGRIGKLLVTLAHYCQNGDYKSEVSTQLSAAADLDANESTPFPKSMAKLQSMIRTLQDEQFVSFIQ comes from the coding sequence TTGGCGAAATACCTAAACAACATCGACGGTAGCAATTTCGAGATCGTCGCGGTCGGCGCGGACTGGACGGACAACCGGAGCGTGCTGGGGTTCGTCAATCATCTGAACTCCGATAATGCAGGGCCTCGCTACCAGTCCACACCGATCCTCGATCTTTTACTTAGGGCCGCAAACGATCCGGAGGTGCCCTACTTCCTCATTCTCGATGAGATGAATCTCTCCCATGTCGAGCGCTACTTCGCCGATTTTCTTTCGGCCATGGAGCAGAAGGACGGAATCCTGAAACTTCATAGTGAATCCGGAAATCTGCGGAGGGCAGGAAGGGAAGAAGCGGATGTGCCCGCTGAGCTGTCCTACCCGGAAAACCTCTTCGTGACCGGCACGGTCAATATTGACGAGACCACCTATATGTTCAGCCCCAAAGTTCTGGACCGGGCCAACGTCATCGAGTTTACGGTCTCGGACGACGAGATCGGTGCCTTCCTGAAAGATCCGCAAGACTATCCGGAGGTCGAACCCGCCGAACCCGGAATCGCGGAAGGGTTCCTGCAACTGGCCAAACAGGCCCGCAAAATGGAATGTGAAAAGCTGCCAGCCGAGCCCGCGTCATTGGTCAGCGAACACTTGCTCAATCTATTCAAAATCCTCAAAGCCGAGCGCTTCGAATTCGCGTACCGCACCGCCAAGGAAATCAATATTTACCTGCAGGTTTGCCGCCACTTGGCAGAAGACAAAGATGGATGGGATGAGAACGGCTGGCAAAACGACCTTGATGATCAGGTTCTGCAAAAACTACTGCCCAAGCTCCACGGTAGCGTAGGCCGAATCGGAAAACTTCTGGTAACTCTTGCGCACTATTGCCAAAACGGTGATTACAAAAGCGAGGTTTCGACCCAGTTGAGTGCGGCTGCCGACCTCGATGCCAACGAATCCACGCCTTTTCCAAAATCAATGGCCAAGCTTCAATCCATGATTCGCACCCTCCAAGACGAGCAATTCGTGAGCTTTATTCAGTAA
- a CDS encoding DUF2357 domain-containing protein, with protein MENGFQRLAIPLRRIDGSAAGWWVIEPSTSQVSLDPDKCETTGNSLPPTWKGLKEAEDNNSAVAPIEISTRAGITCIRLLETHGYEWSVEEAPNDMALQLSSSLKGTRFWKEKRGQSGSFKVVNHLGLADFKLEGTDIQALDLQFEFVSRKFDFDSEYRRLTEDIADFCQQLLLSWDAPTRLRFNVDPNEAHKLLLEQFLFLKSFMTQDRLSRLLEAIGRNPHSTLIKESEWVPAAAARSNDYMWDPCRMLRDWRQNNGKRVPGEVMDIRKSDTHDTAPNRFIKFALAQFRQICSDVCAQRWTENNKTSTLGMEAKEMLDQIDGLLSRRFFNEVGRMQRLPLDNQTLQKREGYREVLQAWLLTQAATSLNWEGERDCYEGATRDVATLYEYWIFIQLHQILSSIPGLAPDGEDFGPGRFISESDGQLTINLKQGCYSRSSYIWIGTGTTLKVDLQYERSFSSSSSATQSGSYSRTFRPDYTISIFPASFESEKQAEAAGKVAHLHLDAKYRAEDISAVFGRKEISEEEISDEKLESKSERSYRRGDLLKMHTYNDALRHTIGSYVLYPGTKTEAAEKMPKFHEIAPGVGAMVMKPENLDCLDAIRQFFLEVFNHQADLFSQYRYLSDTNHQTYSDAPECVEQFGSKYNIARKNAPCVVLWLRKDQEPIFKKHGFAYCRAISEEHKRTLNLNLSIEVGSEFIPCGGGQGATKLGYCWRAKVKTARFISKEQLKTYIKERGLSDQLEPRSVDHYLLFEFAEATDFKEIDLTDIYRSKQSGSKYMAVTCQWIDILKSIEKTELNLAADS; from the coding sequence ATGGAAAACGGCTTTCAACGGCTTGCCATACCCTTACGCAGGATTGATGGTAGTGCGGCTGGCTGGTGGGTCATTGAGCCTTCGACTTCGCAAGTTTCGCTGGACCCGGACAAATGCGAGACGACAGGAAATTCACTTCCTCCGACTTGGAAAGGACTGAAAGAAGCTGAGGATAATAATTCTGCCGTAGCTCCCATCGAAATATCCACCCGAGCGGGAATCACCTGTATCCGACTATTGGAGACTCACGGTTACGAATGGTCGGTTGAGGAAGCTCCGAATGACATGGCACTCCAGCTAAGCAGCTCACTAAAAGGAACACGGTTCTGGAAAGAAAAACGGGGGCAGAGCGGTTCGTTCAAAGTCGTCAATCACCTGGGGCTCGCCGATTTCAAGTTGGAAGGAACTGACATACAGGCACTCGACCTGCAGTTCGAATTCGTTTCCCGGAAGTTTGACTTTGATTCCGAATACCGGCGACTGACCGAAGACATCGCGGATTTCTGCCAACAGCTGCTCTTGAGCTGGGATGCACCAACCCGGCTTCGATTCAACGTAGACCCGAACGAAGCGCACAAGCTCCTGTTGGAACAGTTTCTCTTTCTCAAAAGCTTCATGACGCAGGACCGCCTGAGCCGACTACTGGAGGCCATCGGACGCAATCCTCATTCCACGCTGATTAAAGAATCCGAATGGGTTCCGGCCGCAGCCGCCCGATCCAACGACTACATGTGGGACCCCTGCAGAATGCTTCGGGACTGGAGACAAAACAATGGAAAGCGTGTGCCGGGAGAAGTGATGGATATCCGCAAGTCTGACACGCATGACACCGCTCCGAATCGCTTCATTAAATTTGCCTTGGCCCAATTCAGGCAAATCTGTTCCGACGTCTGCGCGCAAAGGTGGACGGAGAACAACAAAACGTCCACTCTGGGCATGGAGGCGAAAGAGATGCTCGACCAGATCGACGGCTTACTGTCCCGGCGTTTCTTCAACGAAGTTGGACGTATGCAGCGTTTACCTCTGGATAATCAGACCCTTCAGAAACGGGAGGGCTACCGTGAAGTCCTGCAGGCTTGGCTTTTGACCCAAGCGGCAACCTCGTTGAACTGGGAAGGAGAGAGAGACTGCTACGAAGGCGCGACCCGGGATGTCGCCACGCTCTACGAATATTGGATCTTTATCCAGCTGCACCAGATCCTTTCATCCATTCCCGGACTCGCGCCTGACGGAGAAGATTTCGGCCCTGGTCGCTTTATTTCCGAATCAGATGGACAACTGACCATCAATTTAAAACAAGGCTGTTACTCGCGTAGTAGCTACATCTGGATAGGCACTGGAACCACCCTGAAGGTGGACCTTCAATACGAACGGAGTTTCAGCAGTTCGTCCTCAGCAACTCAAAGCGGATCCTACTCCAGAACCTTTCGTCCCGACTATACTATATCGATATTCCCGGCATCCTTTGAGTCAGAGAAACAGGCGGAAGCGGCAGGCAAAGTCGCTCACTTGCATCTGGATGCCAAATACCGCGCCGAGGACATCAGCGCCGTCTTCGGAAGGAAAGAAATCTCTGAGGAAGAAATCTCTGATGAGAAACTGGAGAGTAAATCAGAGCGCAGCTACCGAAGGGGCGACCTCCTGAAAATGCATACCTACAACGATGCCCTGCGCCACACCATCGGCTCTTACGTCCTCTACCCTGGCACAAAAACCGAAGCGGCCGAGAAGATGCCGAAATTTCACGAAATCGCTCCTGGCGTCGGAGCCATGGTCATGAAACCGGAAAACCTCGATTGCCTCGATGCGATACGACAGTTTTTCCTTGAGGTCTTCAACCATCAGGCGGATCTGTTCAGCCAGTATCGCTACCTCAGCGATACCAACCATCAAACTTATTCGGATGCCCCTGAGTGTGTTGAGCAGTTTGGTTCTAAGTACAATATCGCAAGGAAAAATGCTCCGTGTGTGGTTCTCTGGCTTCGAAAGGATCAGGAACCTATTTTCAAAAAACACGGCTTCGCCTATTGCAGAGCGATTTCCGAAGAGCACAAACGCACGCTGAATCTGAATCTGAGCATCGAAGTCGGTTCGGAGTTTATCCCCTGCGGAGGTGGGCAGGGCGCAACCAAACTCGGCTATTGCTGGCGGGCGAAAGTAAAAACCGCGCGATTCATTTCAAAAGAACAGCTGAAAACATACATTAAGGAGAGGGGCCTGAGCGATCAGCTCGAACCGAGGTCCGTGGACCATTACCTCCTTTTCGAATTTGCCGAGGCAACCGATTTCAAGGAAATCGATCTGACGGATATTTATCGAAGCAAACAATCCGGCTCCAAGTATATGGCCGTTACCTGCCAATGGATCGACATCCTCAAGAGCATTGAAAAAACAGAGCTCAATTTAGCCGCTGATTCGTAA
- a CDS encoding very short patch repair endonuclease: MADIVSEAQRSYNMSRIRSKNTKPELLVRSILHRLGYRFTVDGPKNKKLPGKPDIVLPKFKTVIFVHGCFWHGHAGCKNFRYPKTRTDWWKAKIDGNVQRDQRQQAELADMGWKVVVLWECELRNAAKLSELEQDLPLRISG, translated from the coding sequence ATGGCTGACATCGTCTCAGAGGCCCAGCGCTCGTATAATATGTCGCGGATTCGTTCAAAGAATACGAAGCCAGAGTTGCTTGTGCGCTCCATACTGCATCGGCTCGGCTATCGTTTCACGGTCGATGGGCCAAAGAACAAGAAACTTCCTGGGAAGCCGGATATCGTTCTGCCAAAATTCAAGACCGTGATCTTCGTGCATGGCTGTTTCTGGCATGGACATGCCGGTTGCAAAAACTTCCGCTATCCGAAGACTCGAACGGATTGGTGGAAGGCTAAGATCGATGGAAATGTTCAGCGGGATCAGCGACAACAAGCTGAACTCGCAGACATGGGATGGAAGGTTGTTGTGCTATGGGAATGCGAGCTCAGAAATGCGGCGAAGCTCTCAGAACTAGAACAGGATCTACCCTTACGAATCAGCGGCTAA
- a CDS encoding type II toxin-antitoxin system Phd/YefM family antitoxin yields the protein MKSINIRILKHETRALMDRIATGESVEITRHNQPVAIIKPVEARRNRRPRPDFKGRLQAIYGEKLLPETATELISEERGER from the coding sequence ATGAAGTCAATCAACATCCGCATTCTCAAGCACGAGACCCGCGCCCTCATGGACCGCATCGCAACGGGAGAGTCTGTGGAAATCACGCGGCACAACCAGCCGGTCGCCATCATCAAGCCAGTGGAGGCCCGGAGAAACCGTCGCCCCCGCCCGGACTTCAAAGGACGACTGCAAGCGATCTACGGCGAAAAGCTCCTGCCCGAAACCGCCACTGAATTGATCTCCGAAGAGCGCGGCGAGCGGTGA
- a CDS encoding type II toxin-antitoxin system VapC family toxin, whose amino-acid sequence MSDYADSGFICSLYAPDANTGRAAKFMDKQREPVSFSWLNQVEIRNALRLRVFRKEITTTQRDQSLNLLLSDLSAGLFKNAEPAQDNVLIETERLSAQHSEKLGTRSLDILHVAMAVVLGCERFLSFDVRQVKLAKAAGLKVPRI is encoded by the coding sequence GTGAGCGACTACGCAGACAGCGGTTTCATTTGCTCGCTCTACGCACCGGATGCCAATACCGGGCGAGCGGCAAAGTTTATGGACAAGCAACGCGAGCCGGTTTCCTTTTCCTGGCTCAACCAGGTAGAGATTCGCAATGCCCTGCGCCTCCGCGTTTTCAGGAAAGAAATTACCACGACCCAAAGAGACCAATCACTCAACCTCCTTCTGTCCGACCTCAGCGCAGGCCTCTTCAAAAACGCTGAGCCCGCGCAAGACAATGTCCTGATCGAAACGGAACGCCTGAGCGCACAGCATTCCGAAAAGCTGGGAACCCGCAGCCTTGACATCCTCCACGTCGCTATGGCCGTCGTCCTTGGTTGCGAACGCTTCCTCAGCTTCGACGTTCGCCAAGTCAAACTCGCCAAAGCCGCCGGCTTGAAGGTGCCGAGAATCTGA
- a CDS encoding peptidylprolyl isomerase codes for MKIKILLLSILSLAASLSLTASPSEEDLSTVAAEWKEKEPMTVVFETTQGDVEIELMPSVAPLAVANFVTHIEEGYYDGLTFHRVIPGFMIQGGDPQGSGRGGESIWGKPFPDEFSPEVRFNEKGLLAMANAGPETNGSQFFITTSTPQYLNDKHTIFGKVTSGYETVVAIGNVKTGWGNKPVEDQKIIKAYVKD; via the coding sequence ATGAAGATTAAAATTCTCCTCCTCTCCATTCTAAGTTTGGCTGCCAGCCTCTCACTCACCGCCTCGCCATCCGAGGAAGACCTTTCCACGGTCGCAGCGGAATGGAAGGAGAAGGAGCCGATGACCGTCGTCTTCGAGACGACTCAAGGGGATGTGGAGATCGAGCTCATGCCATCGGTCGCACCTCTGGCCGTAGCGAATTTCGTGACCCACATCGAGGAGGGCTACTACGACGGCCTGACCTTTCATCGGGTGATTCCCGGATTTATGATTCAAGGGGGCGATCCACAAGGTTCCGGCCGGGGTGGGGAATCAATCTGGGGCAAACCCTTTCCGGATGAATTCTCGCCGGAGGTTCGTTTTAACGAAAAGGGATTGCTGGCGATGGCGAACGCCGGCCCGGAAACGAACGGCAGTCAGTTCTTCATTACGACCAGCACCCCCCAATACCTGAACGACAAACACACCATCTTTGGTAAAGTGACCAGCGGCTACGAAACCGTTGTGGCCATCGGGAACGTCAAGACGGGTTGGGGGAACAAACCCGTCGAGGATCAAAAGATCATCAAAGCCTATGTGAAGGACTAG
- a CDS encoding mechanosensitive ion channel family protein, translated as MLSSFYGFTLAAVAETASTTSHVTRFSFENSLRVFLILAIGIPVLYFLARLLGRVIEKRFGPHFGQIGRKCIFYGGILLLGSTILMQLGFKLGAVLGAAGILTVAIGFAAQTSLSNLISGIFILGEKAFEVGDLVRINGTLGSIDSIDLMSVKLRTPDNLYVRVPHEEIIKSQFTNITKFPIRRMDIVVGVAYRETLEDVIRVLKEIADHNPYSLDEPAPIVLVKDFMSSSIDLMLGMWFEKSNFLNLKNSVMHDIHERFKAEDIEIPFPHITVYSGSEMEAFPLEMRGKDRPEA; from the coding sequence ATGTTGTCCTCATTCTACGGATTCACTCTTGCTGCTGTCGCCGAAACGGCATCAACCACTTCGCACGTCACGCGATTTTCTTTCGAGAACAGCCTCCGCGTATTTCTCATCCTCGCGATCGGAATTCCCGTCCTCTATTTCTTGGCGCGGCTCCTCGGTCGGGTTATCGAGAAACGTTTCGGACCGCATTTCGGCCAGATCGGTCGGAAGTGTATTTTCTACGGAGGCATCCTCCTCCTCGGCTCGACGATTCTCATGCAGCTGGGCTTCAAGCTCGGGGCGGTTCTCGGAGCGGCCGGCATCCTGACCGTCGCCATCGGATTTGCGGCGCAGACCAGTCTTTCGAATCTGATCTCAGGAATCTTCATTCTCGGGGAAAAGGCCTTCGAAGTCGGCGACCTCGTCCGGATCAACGGCACCCTTGGTTCGATTGATTCCATCGACCTCATGTCGGTAAAGCTACGCACTCCGGACAACCTCTACGTGCGGGTTCCCCACGAGGAGATCATCAAAAGCCAGTTTACCAACATCACCAAATTCCCCATCCGCCGTATGGACATCGTCGTCGGTGTGGCCTATCGTGAAACGCTGGAGGATGTCATCCGGGTGCTCAAAGAAATCGCCGACCACAATCCCTATTCGCTGGATGAGCCGGCGCCGATCGTTCTCGTGAAAGATTTTATGAGCTCCTCAATCGATCTCATGCTCGGGATGTGGTTTGAGAAATCCAATTTCCTCAACCTCAAGAATTCGGTCATGCATGACATCCATGAGCGCTTCAAAGCCGAAGACATCGAAATTCCATTCCCGCACATCACCGTCTATTCCGGATCCGAGATGGAAGCCTTCCCCTTGGAAATGCGAGGAAAAGACCGCCCAGAGGCGTAG
- a CDS encoding DUF432 domain-containing protein, giving the protein MEPNSPELPKETTAGGNLPVEGVWNPRHLEDGDSVHWQCGPMRIHARRSDQDWSLVSRTINDNLEKARDPEVTSADWTYWPLGRGESVIRFRPVLPDRPLVVKPENPLMIPVSVKVSFYISIPVSVEVLAGKDDGTALPLSIFPSLRLSDTWFGSRSDGSLCYALKTPARRRLEDVAREEHLAICPVLVVNDSDETLQCEMINVDGKFLELYLGSDGLWTNPVKVRYNGREAVSQVDFDYNPPQNSPNPVRVAEARERPQRGFFRKTFRF; this is encoded by the coding sequence ATGGAACCTAATTCGCCCGAATTGCCGAAAGAAACGACTGCCGGAGGAAACCTTCCGGTGGAAGGAGTTTGGAATCCTCGTCACCTCGAGGATGGAGATTCGGTCCATTGGCAATGTGGGCCGATGCGGATTCATGCCCGCCGGAGCGATCAGGACTGGTCATTGGTCAGCCGAACGATCAACGACAACCTGGAGAAAGCGCGGGACCCGGAGGTTACCTCGGCCGACTGGACCTACTGGCCTCTCGGGCGCGGTGAATCGGTGATCCGGTTTCGGCCGGTGCTGCCCGATCGTCCTCTGGTGGTGAAGCCGGAAAATCCGCTCATGATTCCGGTCTCCGTCAAAGTTTCATTTTACATCAGCATTCCGGTCTCGGTCGAAGTGCTGGCGGGGAAAGACGACGGAACGGCGTTACCGCTTTCGATTTTTCCGTCACTCCGGCTCTCCGATACCTGGTTTGGTTCCCGGTCGGATGGATCCCTCTGTTATGCTCTCAAGACTCCGGCACGGCGGCGGCTCGAGGATGTTGCCCGCGAAGAGCATCTCGCCATTTGTCCGGTGCTCGTCGTCAACGACTCGGATGAGACGCTCCAGTGTGAGATGATCAATGTGGACGGCAAGTTCCTGGAATTGTATCTCGGTTCGGATGGTCTTTGGACCAACCCCGTCAAAGTGAGATACAACGGGCGGGAGGCGGTCAGCCAAGTCGATTTCGACTACAATCCCCCGCAGAATTCGCCCAATCCCGTCCGCGTGGCCGAGGCAAGGGAGCGCCCGCAGCGCGGTTTCTTTCGCAAAACTTTCCGCTTTTAG